One stretch of Sphingomonas ginsenosidivorax DNA includes these proteins:
- a CDS encoding TetR/AcrR family transcriptional regulator encodes MSRSTPDDRRTTIVEVARQVFSRDGYGGSSMSGIAADLGGSKGTLYKYFDTKGALFEAVMLQCCKDMFVDFNGDLTRYKDVREYLIDAGTRMLPAMLESSALDISRLVLSEGVRHPQIARIYAEKALDPADEAVALGLAHFHSIGQIECPDALSSAKQFMGLLRADIHLRAVCGLDTRPGDGELLAHIIGVTSLFIAGNTSNSADSSA; translated from the coding sequence TTGAGCCGTTCTACGCCCGACGATCGACGCACCACCATCGTCGAGGTCGCCCGGCAGGTCTTCTCACGCGACGGGTATGGCGGTTCATCGATGTCGGGGATTGCGGCGGACCTGGGCGGCTCGAAGGGTACGCTCTACAAATATTTCGATACCAAAGGTGCGCTCTTCGAAGCGGTCATGCTGCAGTGCTGCAAAGACATGTTCGTTGACTTCAATGGCGATCTAACGAGATACAAGGATGTCCGTGAATATCTCATCGATGCGGGCACTAGAATGCTACCGGCGATGCTGGAGTCCAGTGCGCTGGATATCAGCAGGTTGGTACTTAGCGAAGGCGTTCGGCATCCACAGATAGCCCGGATCTACGCCGAGAAAGCACTCGACCCAGCTGATGAGGCAGTGGCGCTCGGATTGGCGCACTTCCACTCGATCGGTCAGATCGAATGCCCCGACGCGCTTTCCTCCGCGAAGCAATTCATGGGACTGCTTCGGGCAGATATCCATCTGCGCGCGGTTTGTGGCCTGGATACTCGTCCGGGGGATGGCGAACTGCTCGCCCATATCATCGGCGTCACATCGCTCT